The DNA window GAATTATAGTCACTGCGAACCTGCCAGACTATTCTGTGTCATGGGGGTTCGCAAAACAAAAGGCTGATCTGTAAGAAACTGCTAAAAAGGGATTTTAAACGACTAAAGGACCGTCTACGTCGTAGGAAGGTTTTGCGCCCACATGTTCTATCCGCCGTTTGTAATTGGCGCCAAGATAATAATACCGCAGACTGTCTATCTTGTCATCTATTATTTTCTCCAAAGTGTTCTTTAGATTGACCCATTGGGCCGGATCAACCACACATTCAAAGACCGAATATTGAACCCGCTGCCCGAAGTTTGTACAGGCTTTCGCCACTTTTCGCAAACGACCAGGGCCGCCCGGGCTGGTTACCATCACATCATAACTTACCAGTACCATCATTACTGTTACCTCCAGAAAAAAGGAGGGTATCCGTCAATATCCCCGCGAATATGATGGGCCATGAGGTTTGCCTGGATAAAAAAGAGCAGTCCAATAGGAACCGTTTCCTCAATATAAGGATGATACACCGTATCCTGTTTACGGCTTTGATATTCGGTAAGCACCGTTTTCCGGGTAGCGTCATCCATGGTTACCGCTCCATTGGCCGCTTTACTAAATCCCTTTTTGGTAATCTG is part of the Treponema primitia ZAS-1 genome and encodes:
- the cas2 gene encoding CRISPR-associated endonuclease Cas2, which codes for MMVLVSYDVMVTSPGGPGRLRKVAKACTNFGQRVQYSVFECVVDPAQWVNLKNTLEKIIDDKIDSLRYYYLGANYKRRIEHVGAKPSYDVDGPLVV